The Methylorubrum populi genome contains a region encoding:
- a CDS encoding biliverdin-producing heme oxygenase encodes MTDSLHARLREATAAAHAALERDLDWEARVATLPGYRDLLTRLRGFHAAYEPAIAAALADPAFFDPRRRLAALDADLCALAPDGTALDTLPAPAAPRLDGAGAALGALYVLEGSTLGGAVIGRRVARLHGQAAPLAYYAGRGPATGPLWRAFRERLDGLAEAEGRAAFAAGIGAFEAMRGWLVSGEG; translated from the coding sequence TTGACCGACAGCCTGCACGCCCGCCTGCGGGAGGCCACGGCCGCGGCGCACGCGGCGCTGGAGCGCGACCTCGACTGGGAGGCGCGGGTGGCGACGCTGCCCGGCTACCGGGATCTGCTGACCCGCCTGCGCGGCTTCCACGCCGCCTACGAGCCGGCGATCGCCGCCGCGCTCGCCGACCCGGCCTTCTTCGATCCCCGAAGGCGGCTCGCGGCCCTCGACGCGGACCTTTGCGCCCTCGCGCCCGACGGGACGGCCCTCGACACCCTGCCGGCGCCCGCCGCGCCCCGCCTCGACGGTGCGGGGGCGGCGCTCGGCGCGCTCTACGTGCTGGAAGGCTCGACCCTCGGCGGCGCGGTGATCGGCCGCCGCGTCGCCCGGCTGCACGGGCAGGCCGCGCCGCTCGCCTACTATGCCGGCCGCGGGCCGGCGACCGGTCCGCTCTGGCGCGCCTTCCGGGAGCGGCTGGACGGCCTGGCCGAAGCGGAGGGACGGGCGGCCTTCGCCGCCGGCATCGGCGCCTTCGAGGCGATGCGGGGCTGGCTCGTGTCGGGCGAAGGCTGA